A window of Apium graveolens cultivar Ventura chromosome 8, ASM990537v1, whole genome shotgun sequence contains these coding sequences:
- the LOC141680166 gene encoding S-locus-specific glycoprotein S6-like: MVWVANRNNPIRRQNGVFKIMRIAVKNGDTDNDIIWSSNITDIVSVNVSEELLPTGHLVLMVSKNSEIMLWQSFDYPTDTLLVKMKGGLDRRTNMKRVLSSWKSENDPCIGEYSAAVEVNGLPQLFVYKNSEPVWRGGPWNGKSLSGVVDGALNPKARTMDYANESSLFIYVNTTDEVSITLGNRQEFTGHLYWILHELHDNRFDTGHMLEMDKSFFYQS; this comes from the exons ATGGTTTGGGTTGCAAATAGAAACAACCCTATAAGAAGACAAAATGGTGTTTTCAAGATCATGCGTATCGCTGTTAAGAATGGAGACACCGACAATGACATTATCTGGTCTAGTAACATAACAGATATTGTAAGTGTGAATGTCTCAGAAGAGCTTTTGCCTACAGGACACTTGGTATTAATGGTTTCAAAAAACAGTGAGATTATGTTGTGGCAAAGCTTTGATTATCCAACTGACACTTTATTAGTTAAAATGAAGGGGGGACTTGATAGAAGAACCAACATGAAGCGGGTATTGAGTTCATGGAAATCGGAAAATGATCCTTGTATCGGGGAATATTCAGCTGCGGTGGAAGTGAATGGTCTACCACAATTATTTGTTTACAAGAATTCAGAACCCGTGTGGCGGGGTGGCCCGTGGAATGGGAAGTCATTGAGTGGTGTAGTAGACGGCGCTTTGAATCCTAAGGCACGTACAATGGATTATGCCAATGAGTCGTCCCTCTTTATTTATGTAAATACCACCGATGAG GTTTCTATAACACTTGGGAACCGACAAGAATTTACAGGACATTTGTACTGGATTCTACATGAATTGCACGACAACAGATTTGATACAGGGCATATGCTGGAGATGGACAAGAGCTTTTTTTATCAGAGTTGA